A window of Magallana gigas chromosome 8, xbMagGiga1.1, whole genome shotgun sequence genomic DNA:
CAACCAAAAAGAGAGCGAAAGCAAAGGCTCTCAAAGCCTCACTTAAGTTCGCTGAAGAGCAGGCAAAGTTAGAACGAAAGCAGGCGGAGCTGACCCTACAACACGCAATCACAGAAAAGGAAAGTGCTTACATAAACACTGAAATGACTTTGCTGAACTTGAAAAAAGAAACGTTAGAACTGGAAACAGAAGCCAGTGTATTAGAAGAAGGAGAGGATGGTGATTCCATGAAGTCAGCCCTTAGAAGCTTAGAACAGGAAGCTACAGAAGACCGTACGACGGCTTATGTGGAAAACATTTCACCAGCTTCAGGTTCAAATCAGCCGGAGCCTACATTTCAAGAACCTTCATTGAATGTTCGAGCTCCTCCATTTGAACCACGAGTGGCGAAGACCCAACATCCACATGTGTCTCCAGAGACTGAAACACCATCAACTTCTATTACATCGGACTTCACAAGATACTTGTTAAAGAAAGACTTATTGTTATCTCGTTTGACAAACTTTAATGACAAGCCTGAGTTTTACCCCACATGGAAAAACAGTTTCAAAGCAATCATGCAGGAGTTACAAGCTTCACCCATAGAGGAAATGGATCTGCTTGTGAAATGGACAGGTCCCTTGTCACAACGCCATGTACTAAGCATCAAAGCTGCAAATCCGAACAACCCAACACAAGCAGTCATAAGGAGCTGGAGTCGTCTCGACGAAAGGTACGGTTGTCCAGAAATGATGGAAGCAGCGTTGAAGTCCAAGCTAGATTCCTTTCCGATGCTAACCAACAAGGATGTTAGTCGTCTTTATGATCTGTCTGACATTTTGGATGAAATTGAGGCTGCAAAGGAGGACACGCGATACTCTTGCCTTCTGTCATATTTTGATTGCTCGACTGGTATCACTCCGATAGTCAAGAAACTACCTAACGATTTGCAAGGAAAATGGACTTCGGTAGCCGTGAAGCATATGGCAGTGAATGATGTACCATTCCCACCGTTTAAGGTGTTCGCAGAATTTATTCGTGAGCAGTCAAGGATTAAGAACAACCCATCATTTTCCTATGGTGTTGACACGAGAGGAGACAGACAAGTGAGAAACCAGCGAGACAGAGTGTTGAATGTTTCTTCAAGGAAAACAGAGGTTGCACAACCCAAAAGAGAAAATTCCTCAGACCGGAAGTGCCCCTTACACAACACCTTTCATACATTGAACAAGTGCAAGGGGTTCAAGCAGAAGTCATTAGAAGAGAGAAGGAAGTTCTTAAAAGAGAATAATATATGTTTCCGTTGCTGTGACTCTCGTTCCCACAAGATGCGTGATTGTCGAGCAGCAGTCAAGTGTGAGGATTGTGACAGTTCAACCCATCCGACAGCACTTCATGTGGAGACTCAGAGTAGGAGACACTATGGCGGGGAGTCGCAGAATTCATTAGATGTCAACTCTGCATGTACGCAGATTTGCAGAAAGCAGTTTGGAGGCAAGTCTTGCTCCAAAACTGTGCTCGTGCGTGTGTATCCTCAAGGAGAACCTCAGTTAGCAGTCAATATGTATGCGGTCATAGACGATCAATCAAACCGCTCACTTGCAAGCCCCAGATTCTTTACCTATTTCGAATGTGGAAGTGAAGCAATAACCTATACACTTTCATCTTGTGGAGGCACTATACAGACCTTTGGAAGGAAGGCAGAAGGATTTGTTGCGGAGGCATATGGCGGTGGATGTGTCCTGAACCTTCCAGCCCTCATCGAATGTCAGCAGGTTCCTTGTGCACGGGATGAGATCCCTACACCGGAAGTGGCTTTACATTACAGTCATCTGGCCGACATAGCAAAGCTAATACCTCCATTAGATCCGGATGCTGACATCTTGTTACTACTTGGAAGAGATTTGATAGAAGCGCACCATGTACTTGATCAGCGTATTGGACAAGGCAATCAACCCTATGGACAGAAACTACATCTGGGGTGGACCATAATTGGTGAGACATGCCTTGGCAAGACTCATGCACCTACACAGGTTACAACCTACAAGACTCATTTACTGGGATCGGGCCGTGTATCCTTACTTCCACCATGTACGAATGAGTTCAAGATAAGAGAAAACCTGAACTATGTGACGTATGGCATGGAAACTGGAAAACCCCCATCATTGTATGACAATGAAGACTTTGGTAGGAATGTTTTCCAAAGAACACAAGATGATGAGAAACCAGGTATGTCTGTGGACGACTTGACATTTCTCAAGATAATGGACCAGGAATTTCAGAAGAGCGAGAATGGGCATTGGACAGCTCCACTCCCATTTCGACAGCCACATAGTAAACTGCCAAACAACAGGGACAGTGCTCTAAAAAGAGCCAAAGCACTAGAAGCTAGTTTACGGAGGGATGCAGTGAAGAAGGAACACTTCCTTACCTTCATGGATGGACTGATAAAGAATCACCATGCAGAGATTGCGCCACCTCTGACACAGACGGATGAATGCTGGTACTTGCCTATATTTGGTATATATCATCCAAAGAAACCAAACCAGCTGAGAGCAGTTTTCGACTCCTCTGCTAAGTATGGTGGAATATCTCTCAATGACGTCCTTCTTACTGGCCCTGATCTCACCAACAGCCTGTTAGGAGTTTTGATGAGATTTCGTCAAGAAGCTGTTGCTATTATGGGCGACATACAACAGATGTTTTATTGCTTCAAAGTGCGGGAGGACCATCGCAACTTTTTGCGATTTTTCTGGTTTCGAGATAATGACCCAGATCAGCCTCTGACAGAGTATCGTATGACGGTACATGTTTTTGGCAACCGACCCTCCCCGGCAGTTGCCACGTACGGACTCCGTAGAGCTGCACTGATGGCAGAGTCTACATTCGGTAAAGATGTGACAGACTTTGTTGTGAACAATTTCTATGTAGACGATGGTCTTGTCTCTGTACCTGCCCCATCAGAGGCAATTGATCTCATGAAGAGGACGCAGAGAGCTTTGATGTCAGAAGGCGGCTTGCGATTGCACAAGATTGCATCAAATCAGTCAGAGGTCTTAAGCGCCTTCCCCCCAGAAGATCTTGCAAAGGATATGAAGGACTTAGAATTCGGAATTGACCTGCTTCCAAGTCAACGCAGTTTGGGCCTCAACTGGAACTTGGAAACTGACGCCTTCTTCTTTGAGGTTATGATGCAAGACAAACCGTTCACCAGAAGAGGCGTACTGTCATGCATAAACAGTATATTCGATCCCCTTGGATTCGCAGCGCCCGTCATCATAGAAGGAAAAAGCATTCTGAGGAACCTGGTTCTTGGCACCATACACTGGGATGATCCATTACCCTTAGACCAGCTAAATACTTAGACACAGTGGAGAGACTCTTTATCTAACTTAGAGAACCTACACATCTCACGGAACTACTCACCTGAGTCCCTGCAACTGTGTAAGGACAAATCCATCCATGTATTTTGCGACGCTTCAGAACTC
This region includes:
- the LOC117681253 gene encoding uncharacterized protein — translated: MSTTTEPNSAEKEIEQAASGDLKRSIFMTEKGVEQFEASCNTHLKKIKKVWCAIQDTIKEIEDSKSSRVEDLLNLHEETKRHVAEVESLSTSYLDFLNRCHSDQSNKEMERFSATLRGYRISIDSAMRKLALSIQDQQIKDSVSDVSTTSTSSRNSLSSIATKKRAKAKALKASLKFAEEQAKLERKQAELTLQHAITEKESAYINTEMTLLNLKKETLELETEASVLEEGEDGDSMKSALRSLEQEATEDRTTAYVENISPASGSNQPEPTFQEPSLNVRAPPFEPRVAKTQHPHVSPETETPSTSITSDFTRYLLKKDLLLSRLTNFNDKPEFYPTWKNSFKAIMQELQASPIEEMDLLVKWTGPLSQRHVLSIKAANPNNPTQAVIRSWSRLDERYGCPEMMEAALKSKLDSFPMLTNKDVSRLYDLSDILDEIEAAKEDTRYSCLLSYFDCSTGITPIVKKLPNDLQGKWTSVAVKHMAVNDVPFPPFKVFAEFIREQSRIKNNPSFSYGVDTRGDRQVRNQRDRVLNVSSRKTEVAQPKRENSSDRKCPLHNTFHTLNKCKGFKQKSLEERRKFLKENNICFRCCDSRSHKMRDCRAAVKCEDCDSSTHPTALHVETQSRRHYGGESQNSLDVNSACTQICRKQFGGKSCSKTVLVRVYPQGEPQLAVNMYAVIDDQSNRSLASPRFFTYFECGSEAITYTLSSCGGTIQTFGRKAEGFVAEAYGGGCVLNLPALIECQQVPCARDEIPTPEVALHYSHLADIAKLIPPLDPDADILLLLGRDLIEAHHVLDQRIGQGNQPYGQKLHLGWTIIGETCLGKTHAPTQVTTYKTHLLGSGRVSLLPPCTNEFKIRENLNYVTYGMETGKPPSLYDNEDFGRNVFQRTQDDEKPGMSVDDLTFLKIMDQEFQKSENGHWTAPLPFRQPHSKLPNNRDSALKRAKALEASLRRDAVKKEHFLTFMDGLIKNHHAEIAPPLTQTDECWYLPIFGIYHPKKPNQLRAVFDSSAKYGGISLNDVLLTGPDLTNSLLGVLMRFRQEAVAIMGDIQQMFYCFKVREDHRNFLRFFWFRDNDPDQPLTEYRMTVHVFGNRPSPAVATYGLRRAALMAESTFGKDVTDFVVNNFYVDDGLVSVPAPSEAIDLMKRTQRALMSEGGLRLHKIASNQSEVLSAFPPEDLAKDMKDLEFGIDLLPSQRSLGLNWNLETDAFFFEVMMQDKPFTRRGVLSCINSIFDPLGFAAPVIIEGKSILRNLVLGTIHWDDPLPLDQLNT